TAAATGTGCACAATTCCTCCTCAATAACAACCACATCGTAATTTACCTCAGGCTCTTTATCTCATGCATACGCCAATAAATTGCGGGAAACCATGGACGAAAATACTGTCGGATCGTACGAGTTCAATCATAACATTGCCTTAGCGCGGGTGGAGCCAACTTGTGCTATGCATTACACAGTTACTATAACATGTACAGGATACAGGATACTGTACTATATGTTTGGATAGTCTTATATCGAGCCGTCTCACCTttaaaaagagggcgctataactcCTAGGTAGTTTGTTGGAGCGCCATCATGGAGCATGCGcatagcatggaggtagaatttacCTCCCCATGGTTGGAGATGTACTGTCTAGTTCCATTGTAATTCCTATCAAGTTTTGATATGACGAAAGCTTTTACTATAACTCTAGGATTTAtttcgagctacagtgtttaattatacttttgttgatcatggccatcacattagggttgttttataatttccgGTGCCCtactgtttttcttgctttgtatttacttttgtacatgtacttatatattatctatttgacatactgtctgtttgtatttgtaattgtttaatggccgaataaagaataagaataagaacaagaattaagacacaaaatgtcaactttcccctATATAAGACATACTTCATGACTTCCTCCATGATGGCGTGCCATGTAGTGCAGTAAACTGCCTGCCagaacacttattgtaaacaaagttaacATGGTCTACACATTTCGCATTTGTTTTTAGATGAAACCATGGAATTGGTCTCCATAATGAAACTAAACATTTCAAAAGCTAATATTTTATGGTCACTTAGTTTTTTTTGACATCGTCGCCTTAAAGCCTACCAGCCTAGCCGCATTGAGAAGTTTGTTGACCTTGTGAAATGAAGCCTAGCCTGCGTATAAAAATAACGCGCGCGCGCCCCATCCCATGCACTACTTTAACTACGTCACGTGACTTGGTTGCTAATGGAGATGTTCATCCGGGTACCTTTGACATTCGTCTCATATTGTTTAGCTGGTAGTGCTTCATCGCAAAACGCCCAACCAGCGCACTACCAAAGGAAAGTTGAAACGGAACCAGCGGTATATTATGAGGAAAACATTCCGCAGCTATTTTTTTCATGCATGCAAAGGATTTTAATGGTGGCTCTGCGGTTTATGAGAGTCGTGTGGTTGATCCCTGATTCTGTAAGGATAATTTGTGGAAAATGGGGCGACTGAAAGGCGGTTGAAAACGATGGGCTGCCTCTTTACTTCCTAACAAAATACGGCAGAGGTAATATAACAAGTATGGGAGCAGAAGCTGGACGAAGACGTGAAAGAGGCGTGGGAAAATACATTTGCTCGTATTAAATCGACTGGGAATTTTGACGACATCACTGTTCAGTGCATGCAAAGTCAGTTGGCACTCATTGGAAGTTTCTTCAATGTAGACAGTACACCCACGGGCACTAGTTTCTTTGGCAGAAACAGAATCAGATTGAGAATGTCGACGTTTGGTGTGTCGCCATCAACAGTTAGTCGCATGTTCAGTGACAGTTAACGGCATCTACCGGGATGGAGTATTTTGAGTACCCCGAATACGCTGACATCATGGAACTCTTTATTGAGACTCTGACGGGTACTGTTTTCGAGCTTCGAGTGTCTCCGTTCGAAACCGTCATCTCGGTGAAAGCGAAGATTCAAAGATTGGAAGGTACGGTCATACatgtcattatcattattatgatATCAGATATGACGGTATGAACGAGTGGAGTGGATCTGAGAACACTGTCACTTCTTCCTTGCTTCTTTCAAGATAGAAACAATATTTGGGAGGCTTTGCCGTCTGCCGAGTCacatggaagaaaacaaaaatgaaccaaccattctgtgaaaggggtgttgCAAAATACCTTGCCATATTTCCAACTGGCGAGCAGGCAtttaacgtaaccctcctcccgatggccgccaggccggagggttacgagatcgGTTCGAGCGGCAACGGTTAATCTGGTCCAACATGTACAATTtcgtacaattttgacagctagtcaccagatttgccccatttttaccactagcccgtcgggctatcaaactggaaaaatcagtagcccggctgtaaatctggtagtcccgggctagcgggctagtggcaatttcgacccctgtaatTGGTCTATAGATTCATTAATTCACCATAAcagctttttgttttttgaaagagtTAAGAATAATGTTCTGGTTGCAACACTACACCTAACAGTGCTAACCCCGATAAAAGTTTTAGtttatttgaaatatttattatccatgtttgtattttttttgtttttgagattGTGGCCCCTTGCAAATCAGTTAGATTGTTTATATTACATGAAAAGTCTATAAATGTATGTAAGTTAGGTCTACTTGTACTTCCTGTACTTGAAAACGTGTTCCTACTGGTTTTCAAAGGCTAAATATTACGGCTATGTAGTTAACTACATGTAAAGCAACACACCAATCAGCATTTCAATTTTCTTGCAGTCAACAAATGTCATGAACTGCATTTGGCGGGAAATGTGTCTGTAAATTGAAATGTGTTCATTTTGTAAGTTGTTTGTTATTTCGTTTTCACTCATGCAGGAATTCCCATAAGTCAGCAGCATCTTATATGGCGATCTGTGGAGCTGGAGGATGACTATTGCTTACATGACTATGGGTATGGTTCTATTGTTGTTTGTTGCTTAGTTAGGCCAAGAACAAAAATGTACTAGTTGATCGTCCAtgttttttccaaaaagaggaggatgcggtttttaaaagtgtttgttACCTATTTCCTAAAGACCATCAGATTTTCCAATTGAACTGTCCTTTACAAAATGAATGAAATTCAAGGGCTGTGATTGTCTCCCTTGTTAAATTCAATGAATTAGCTGTCATTTTTCATAAACCATAAAATGTATACGCAATGTTAAGTTAAGGCATTGCCTAGCAACAACCTACACGTAGAATCTATTTACAAGTTGAAACTTATAagtgaaaaaaacatttactttgAGAGGTTTTATAGCCAAAATAGCATGTTAAGTTGGTGCATACCGTGCAATTGGTCCACAACACGCACCCTTTTATGTAAGTTTTGGCACTTTGACACAACTTCATGTAACTCAAATAAAGAGCAACTCTATGGCCCAGAGATCAAATCACTTTAGCCCTTAAGAAGAGAAAGGTCAATTTTCCTTGTAAATCAACTCTGTGATATTTGCAATACCATTCGTACAATATGCTTTCCTAAATCAGCACTATGGTACCTTATGGGGTGTTATCTTTGTATCAAAAGTACTTGAGCCTTGCTCCACTAGTATTGTTTAGTTGATCATTTACTATTTGtctattatacatttttttgtgcGTGTTCATTATTATTTGCCAATACACAACAGAGAttgttcacagattttgttGAGCTCCtttagtacatgtacactgtgcacACTAAACTACAAGTGTGTGTGTGACTGTGTACAtagctaaaaataaaatacacgcTCACATTAATTGTATACAATTAGGACCATAATAGCTTGTAGGTGTTCATACTTGCCCTTGCGGTTCTTTGGGTGGTCCATTTGGACAGCGAAAACATGTTAACATCTCAGAGTTTTAACTGCATGTTTTTCTACATTTTACCTTGGAAGGTACCTTCACCTTTCCTTTGTTGCATCTTCTTGCCCGTGTACCACATGACTCACTGTTGTAGAAACCCTAAAGTTGAACTGTTCTCATTCACAAAATAAGTCGTTTAAGCTGAAACAAATCAAGGTTTTGTTCAGTGAGTCTTTGGCATTTTAAGTAATGATTTGGCACCTTGTCTGATTGTCTCCCCAATTAGTAAGCTTTGTTCGTCTGATACTTCAAACTTGGAAAAACCATGGAAAAACATTGTAGAAGAAGATGGGTTTCTAGACACCAAACTTGACACACATGATTATGATGGATCAGATGCTCATATTTGGCATTGTTGGTTTGAAAAAGTCACTAAGTGCAAAATCTGacagtgtttttaaaagttgtcATGGTTTGAGTtaatcaaaaaacaaacaaaaaattgtggaACATCTTACACGTATACTTAAGATGTGTTAGTGCCATGTGTGTTAGTAATTGATTATTTCCTATGCCATAAAAGAAGTTCTTTATTACATGTACCAGCCCATACTTTGGTTTGTCATGCTTGCTTAAGTTAGCTATACTGAGTTAAACATCTCATCAAAATGTGTGCCTATGTTTAAATTAAACTACcatttgtttctttctcttcAATTTCTTTGTTAGAATTCCGCCGAGCAGTTCTCTCAAACTGGTACTTGCCATGAGGGGTGGGCCTATCAACACCAGAAGGAGTAAGTCATCCATTGAATTAATAGTTTGATTTATTGTACCTTATTTTGTGTACATGGATAATAACTGTGACCGAGCTAAATTTACCATATGGTACCTGAAGTGACTCAGTTAGGGAATACAAACACCTGTAGCACCCCTCTCCCTCCAGAACGAATTACAAATTCATGTATTCATTAGACTGTAGGCCAaactattctctgacttaatcTAGTCCTTCATGTCAAGGAACTGTACATTCTAAGAAACACCCTACAGCAAACTTTAACTGAAACTACCTAGAGATTAGGAATGTCCTCTGAAACTGTTTTTGTGTTCTCCATGATAATTCCCGCAGACAAATCTGTGTCTAACTGTGGTGAATGCTTTTGTGTCATTGTGTGTGGTTAACTTCTTGTTGAATGTGAGACTTAAGTTACTCTCCTTTTAAGTGTGACAGTTCTTCTGTTGCCCTGTCGTTTATACTTTAGGATTATCCTCTAGAGTTTTATCTGTTGAGCTGGCTTAGCTTACTGGTCCACAACCTGGTCCAACTCCTCAAATGATCCTTTGGGTGAATTTCGGCTGCCTGAGGGAGTGAAACTAAAGAATCTGTGGGGAAACCATTAAAAATCTGGGAAGCATTTTGGCCAGGGTGTAGACTTCTTACAGCTTGTTCTCTCTTGTTAATCTTTATTTAGTTCTATCTAAAAATCTTCCCCAAGTGCTTTAGGAGACAACAAGTGTGTAAAAGCAATTGGTCCTCCCTTGGGAAATTCAGTCAAATGGTTTCCACTTCTACTCTCCTGAATTTAATCTTACCAAGTAGGATTAAATTTCAAGTGTGCGATTGCACAATTTGCTTATGACTGACTGGTTTTACATCAGCAAATAATATGCTGCACATTTGTTTGTTAAGTGGAGACTGTaccaaaatatttcaattttagaaagacatttaaaaaaaacttgctttcCAGATATAAGTTTTTAGTATTGATTGATTTTCATActaatgttaaagccattggacactttcggtaaacagtattgtccaaaggcccacacttcgtgtatcacaactgatataaaaaataacaaacctgtgaaaatttaggctcaatcaggagaaaataacgaggaAATCCCGCCCTTGTTTCcgtacgtttcgccgtgtcatgacatgtgtttaaaataaatctgtaattctcgacaacgagaattgataattgttttaatgttttctcaaaaagtaaagcatttcatggaataatatttcaagagaagtctttcaccattaccttctgtaaaccctgtaagttatttgtaaatctttgaactttttttgttttgttttctgtgccgaaagtgtttaatggctttaaattaatGTCAATGCAAGTTATATTGTAGATTTATTGAAGTTATTGAataaatcttttaaaattttctaACATGTTTTCTCTTTAAAGTTCCTATGGAGGACCCAGCCATACGTGAGATGGCCGAATACATGGAGGCAAACCGAGATGAAATTTGGGAGAAACTCCCCGGTAACCGGCAGGTGACATTATTAGTGTTTAGAGAGGGAGACCAGCTAAACTTCTTCAGAGTCGTAGACCGGGGAGATGGCACTCTAACACCGTTATCAGAGTCCTTGAGGTacgaaaacaaaagcaaattgaGTTCAGCTTTCATGGAATTTTGACAAGGTTAACCAAATTAAATGAGATGTTATGTAGTTTTCTAGTAAAAAAAACAGGGTATTGAATTTATTTGGGGGTTTGAACAGTGTGCTGCCTATATACATatatgcttcattttgaaagggcaagggcaccaaggcattttctccttgtaggtaaagggcaccctatatggaaattgtgaatttctactgtagAAAGGGCacaaggcagtgaccagggggtCATGGAGGCAATAGCCTTCGTTGTCTCCGTGTATCAGGCCTGAGTGTGTTCTACCTGCTTGAGAAATATGATGAGAAATAGATCAATGTGATTGTTTTTGAAGTCTGCAgtagaaaaacaaatctgaaaaggGTGGTGTTATAGAAAACAGATATAAATGTACTTTCAGTAGTTACTTTTTTTGGTGGCTGGTTTAAGAGCAGTTTTTATTTAGGCCTATATGTGTACTTGGAATAGACCATGAAAGAAGGGTAATTGGCTTTAACCAAATTGATATGTTTAATGGTAACGCCAAAACAAGTTATCGTCCACAAGTTTTAAGACCAAAACAGAGTCTGTTTATAAAGGCTTATTCTGCTTGATTAAACTTTTGGATTCTCAATCCTGAGATTTTGTATCCTACTGCTCCCATGTGGAAATGGTTCTGAAATGCTTGAGTCCTGCAAAACATGAATACAAAATACTGaacttgtatttttattttgttcatcttCATCAGTTTTATCCCATATTCAAGGCTCGAAATAAACACTGAACTGCatgcccgaggccagtgatcttagcgttgggccagtaaactgaCGACCGTACAAGTTcgatggtcttgtgttttttaatttgactAGTTGGCCCTTTTTAGTACAAATATCTATTGAATGCACGTAAGAAAAAGACATCTACTTTTAGGCCTTATTCTAAAAGCATCTTCAATGTGAAACCGTGTAGATCAgtgttcttctcattttgattctggtcttgtaagtTGTAGGCCTAATAATctctctggtccagtaaacgTTTTGAGCTACAAACCCTGCAGTCTAGTGGATATTCTCCTAAAATTCTAGCCCTGATATTTGAGTATGTCCTTGATCGCCAGTCAAGGAGCTTCATACACCAGTGGAGTAACAACTTTGAAAATGATAGATAATACCTACATTTTCTAAAAGCAAGGCCAACAATAAAACTCACTGTTAACAGTTGTCACTTTGTTTATTTACAACCAAGTCCAACCCTGACCTCTTGCTTGTCCCTTTTATTAGAGTTTGTATACTTGTGGCTGGTCAGTGGAGTCCATTTCCTTTGTGTGGTCAGTTGTGTCCTTAGTTGGTGGTGGGGGAGCACAATGCTGGAACCAATATTGATTTTTCTTTGATCTTTCATGATTGGGGTTGGAGATTATCTCAGCTTGATCTCTGTGTGAAACTTTTGTGTGGTTACTTAGCAATCTGAGAACTTGTTGTGATTGTGTTGTGGTCACAGGTATTGACGTCTAGAAATAGAACACATGTGTTGTATACAGTACACATGATAGGGTACAGTGTACTGTACATTGCTTAATAAAAtagaaacaaagacaaattattaTAGCATGTAGTTATTACAGGCAGTTTACAAGtttaagacaaaaaaaacaaaacaaattttcttagTTAAGAGCACTGGGGAGCTAATTTTTTGACAAAACTTTGCTAGAAAACGACATAGTTATTCATCCACaagtttgaatctgataaaGGTTTTGGGTATGGAGGTTCACAATTCACAAAGTATGGACCATTGTGAATTCCGAGAgattattttttgtaaacaatccGTGTGGGGGATCGTCAAGACAAAAGGGCTTGTTGGTTATTGTGGGTACTTGAGCAGAATTCTTTTTACTATACCAAAATTAAAAGGAGAAAAAACTTCCTGACACTGTTCTTTCTAGAACAAGAAGCAATGGTTATTAAGTACActtcattttccaatagagtTGAAAGGTATATTTCATCAGACTCACtcaaaagtcaacatttgaacataattttgtttgttcaagGAATTATTATACACAGTGAGGTATTGAAAAACACACGACTGATGGACTTGTCCACTTATGATTTTACTAGTCCGACACTACTGGCCTCGGGCGTTTGGTCCTGtataaaatttgagccctgcttTATAATATGGAAACAATATCCATCCCATCACATACAAACTGCATTAACCGGTCAAATACTGTAAATATACATATTACCTGTAAATGTTATTTCTGGTATTGTGAGTATTATATAATGGGTAACAGTGAGGATTAAGCACAAAAGCCATTTAAAGCCATTTAAAAATCTAAATCTTTGTTTACAGCTTTCTATAGCTTTACAAATAACATGCTTTCACTTGAAAGTATGCTTTTAAAGCCGATGTGCGTCATTTGTGACATTTGGTTTCCACTCAACATGTGTAAAAATACATCTGTTTGTTCTTAAACATTCCCTTTGCTAGTTTGCTAGTATTTGTAAGGATTACCATTAAAGACTCATAAAGAGTGGGtgaattatttcatttttagatTATAAAAGTACAGGATTAGTAATATAACACAACAAGTTAAAATCCGAAATCCCAAAGTTTAAGATTACATACAAGTGTGGAACCACTTACACGCTGGAGACTATTGCTTCCTGCCCGGATCTTTGCATCAAGATGAGCCAGCAACAAGTTTCATCTTCTCCAATATAAACAATAACATCATACCCCTTTCTTCAATCATAAACTTCATTTCAAACTAGTTTTTACCATTTTTGAATCATTGAACCACCAATTctgttttataaatgttttttactagaaatcaacaaaatagcataacaagtttttgtgaaagtacatgtagtagtcaTTGCATCTATATTTATTTATGTAAGCAGGGTcctgggccgatttcacaaagatctaataTTGATGgttactgcaaatcaatcgtagttgctaagtaaaacatgatgtcacaatacaaatcactatggtgatacggAAGatttgcgatgaattttattgctttgtgaaatcggcccctggtttGATAGGCAGCATTTTCCGGCAAAGCATTTGGTAACCATAACATGTTTTAAGAATAGGTCTCAGTTCAAACATAATCCAATGGTCCCACAAACCTTACAGGAAGTACTATGTTGCAGCGCCAGGAGCATCAGGAGTGAAgacttattattataattattatctatgctttattttttgctgGAAATATTGTAGAGTAAGCCTAACTCTTGTATTTTGTCTCATGGGTTTGTTGCAGTGGTGCGTCAATGTACAACAACATGTATGAGGAGGAAGAAGATGAAGGAAGGCTACCCTCCGAGGAACAATCAGTGgagaatgacgtcacaatgagCAAGATGAAACTCCTCCGTGCCAAGATGGAGACTCTGTCCATTGGGAAAAAGGTTGGTAAATCTCTCAAAATGGCTTTTTTTACACAAGatgaatagacccttcccatgaaatatgctttacATTCGTGCATGCGTACAGAACCTATTGGATGACAAACTCCATAGAGATGTGCATTAAGAGATGAATAGTAGCGCATAAAAAAACAGCACGATGTtacctcattttgccaaccaaaaggacaaACAATTGGTTTCTGCTTCTGTACTTTAAGTCACTCTCACCAACTTCCCATTGCCTCTACTACAGCAATGataacattgtttttaattgcTATTGCAGAAACATAAAACACCTCATCCACCCACAACAGTACGTCCCAAAAGTACAGCGGTCCGAAGGCGTCTACCCACTACCAAGAAGAAATCACCACCTCTCCTGAACAAGAACAATCCCCTTCCCCCAGTTGGTGCTCTTAAACCAGGAACACGTCCTGTGGAAGTAAAGACTAACTTAGATTCGACAACAGAGGCTGTAGACTGTGCTGCGGGATCTGCAAGTCGGGCTGAACGTCGTCTGCGCACGTCAGACAAATGTCACAGCCCTGTACCGCCTTCTTCTTGTCGTACTTTAGAATCGCTTACAAGCGCTCGTCTACACCGGTCATACACAAATCTAGGAAACATGTTGCCTTCCTCAACGGCAACTGTAATGCATGAAATGCGTCCGAATACATCTTCCAAAGTTCAACAGGTGCTAACGTCATCAGCTGATGCACGGGGGAGAGAACGGAGTGGTGTGAAGGCCGAAGCCCGCCTGGTTACAGAACTCGTTAACCAGGCTAACAGGGACGGCAAAATTAATGATATTGTTTGTGGTGCCCCAAGAGACTTACACACTGGAAAGAGTAGCGGGAGGGTGAGGGCTGGAGCGTCAGGGGCCATGGCGCTTAGTCAGGCCCTGAATAGTACCACATCCACGGCACTAAAGAATACCAGTAATGGAGACAGGATACAAACTCCTGAGAGGAGAACAAATTTAATTGTAAGTACATGATTCGTTTCACGAAAGCCACCACCATTTGGTacatttgcaaacaaaatttcTACATACCATAATTCAAAAATTCAGCCTGAGTAGATTGAAGAAAATGTCAGTATATGTCAGTAACATGGATTTTTTGGGTCACACTTTTATCTTGTGTATGCTCTTACTGCAGTAATGACTCgtataattttatttgcaatttAAAGAAAAGCAGTTTATGGCTGATGATCAGTTTCAttgctatggttaaaacattAGGGCTTCCCCTCCACTTCAAACATTGCACAATCATGTACGTTGCTAGAAAGTAATCCTGGTAAAACATTGCTGATAGGTACCTCTCGGTCACAGTTGACAAcgctataaaagaaaaaaaatgcatttagttCCCACTAAAAACTTAACAGctgtctttctttctttctgcaGTCTGCACATAGTATACGAGGAAGATTATCTGGCACTCGTGATGGACGACTTTGTAAGTACTGCAAGTGAATTCCCAAATAAAAGTGATGCTAAAAGCTTTGAACAATATCCCTTAACTATTACCAGTAAGTCTTGTGGGGACAACTatgtataaatctcttttgaaagaGTGTTGGCTTCTGAGCAAAGCTGCTGCTTCTTAGCTCCTGATGTTTTCAACAGTTTCTGTGTTCATCTTTCTTTTTCTGAAGAtgaaccttgtcacatgaaacaTCAAGAGCTTAACAGCAGTTTCTCTAACCAGAACCATTAGTACCCTCATAAGAGATTCAAACCCAGCTGCAAGATTTACTGACTAGTTTTAGATTCTTTTGAAGGGTAATGTATGGTGCAGGGGCAGTTGCGGAAAGGTACCTGCCAAAATATTAAAAGCATTTCAAATCTTCCCTTATAAAGGATATTTGTTAATGATACAAAGGTGTCCACGCAATGGAAGGTTGTATCGTGCTTCATTCACTAAGTTCCAAAGGTTTTTCTAAAGTTTTGGATGACATGATGGCCTTTGGAAAAGTGGCAAGCTTACAAGCACAGGCTTTACTACTAACATTACAAGGTTCTAAGAAATGAACAGAAACTGTCAGAATATACCCAGAgctattttcaaaagaaaaagaaaaatcataaTTGAGAAAATATGAATTTATTATTTTGGTCTGTTTCATATTGAAATTATTGTTCGTCATTCTCACTGTAGTATCTCCAAGTCACCGCCTTCCACCAGTCAGCAGTAGTAAACCAACTTCACTAGGAACaacaaagaaaaagacaagTAAAAGGTGCTCTTTATGCAACAAGAAAACTGGACTAGCAACCAGTTATCAATGCAGGTAATTGTTAATACCATTGGTAATCATTGCATGGGGACCAGGGCTTATCGTGAGATGAGATGTCGGTATCGACATAGTGATTTGtaatgtgacatcacactttactaagcaactacgattgatttgcagttaaggtCAATCAGTGGAACGTGTCCAATATAAAACCATGTGCTTCGTTTACAAATACCTTAATGATCTGGCCCCAGCATATTTAAAATCGTgcttggttttgtacaccccaGGAAGAGTTGGCTTTCAGTCATCAAACAAACCTACCGGtcttgttgaaaacaaaataaatcacagaTCTCTTGCTTCAGCTGCTGAAAATTCCTTCTCTTTTGCCACCCCTAAAACTTGGTATAGTCTCCCCCCCATCTCTGAGCTCTACTGATTCACTTCATATTTTcaagaagcatctgaaatcacacctgCACCTGTTCCCATAATGATTGTTTGGCTGTTAATTTTCAAGCTGTTTCATCATTTCTTTGTATCATCACAAACCGCTGtggtcttgatgaaatggcggtatataaaacattttttatgatgtatgtacgagctctttgtgaaatcggccccagggcTCGATGTCACAATAACCTAAGATTGAACTATAGATGT
This Asterias amurensis chromosome 21, ASM3211899v1 DNA region includes the following protein-coding sequences:
- the LOC139953031 gene encoding AN1-type zinc finger protein 4-like, whose amino-acid sequence is MEYFEYPEYADIMELFIETLTGTVFELRVSPFETVISVKAKIQRLEGIPISQQHLIWRSVELEDDYCLHDYGIPPSSSLKLVLAMRGGPINTRRIPMEDPAIREMAEYMEANRDEIWEKLPGNRQVTLLVFREGDQLNFFRVVDRGDGTLTPLSESLSGASMYNNMYEEEEDEGRLPSEEQSVENDVTMSKMKLLRAKMETLSIGKKKHKTPHPPTTVRPKSTAVRRRLPTTKKKSPPLLNKNNPLPPVGALKPGTRPVEVKTNLDSTTEAVDCAAGSASRAERRLRTSDKCHSPVPPSSCRTLESLTSARLHRSYTNLGNMLPSSTATVMHEMRPNTSSKVQQVLTSSADARGRERSGVKAEARLVTELVNQANRDGKINDIVCGAPRDLHTGKSSGRVRAGASGAMALSQALNSTTSTALKNTSNGDRIQTPERRTNLISAHSIRGRLSGTRDGRLLSPSHRLPPVSSSKPTSLGTTKKKTSKRCSLCNKKTGLATSYQCRCGHNFCATHRYAEAHHCGYDYKTEGRKILEQSNPLVSAPKLPKI